The Manihot esculenta cultivar AM560-2 chromosome 1, M.esculenta_v8, whole genome shotgun sequence genome has a window encoding:
- the LOC110619628 gene encoding non-specific lipid-transfer protein 2: MKKVSGSVLCAVVMVAAVMLMTEVRLSNAATCNPASLSVCLPAITSSTPPSSACCSNLKQQKPCFCQYLKNPNLKQYINSPNARKVASTCGVAIPKC; encoded by the coding sequence ATGAAGAAGGTTTCTGGTTCAGTCCTATGTGCGGTGGTGATGGTGGCGGCAGTGATGCTTATGACAGAGGTGCGCTTGTCAAATGCTGCAACATGCAATCCTGCGTCACTGAGCGTATGCCTGCCGGCGATAACATCGTCGACGCCGCCATCAAGCGCTTGCTGCAGCAACTTGAAGCAGCAGAAGCCGTGCTTTTGTCAGTACCTGAAGAATCCAAACCTGAAGCAGTATATAAACTCACCCAATGCCAGAAAGGTAGCTAGCACGTGTGGGGTTGCCATCCCTAAATGCTAG